The sequence TGCGGCTAACTATAAAAACGTATTCCGGGCAGATAAAGGCTTTATGTGGCCAAAGGACTCCGCCGGCAGCTGGATCGAGCCATTTGACCCTAAATTCTCAGGTGGTCAGGGTGGTCGTGATTATTTCACAGAAAACAATGCATATACCTACAATTGGGATGTAAAGCATGACCTGACAGGATTATTTGGTCTGATGGGCGGCCCTAAGGCAGCAGAGGCGAACCTGGACCAGCTGTTCCGTGAAGGACTGGGCAGAAGCAAATACCAGTTGTGGTATACCTTCCCGGATGCGACGGGGTTGGTTGGGCAGTTTGTAATGGGCAATGAGCCTAGTTTCCACATCCCTTACCTGTACAATTACCTGGGAGCGCCCTGGAAGACACAGAAACGCATCCGCATGCTAATGGATACCTGGTATACAGACAACCTATTTGGCATTCCCGGAGATGAAGATGGGGGTGGTATGACGGCTTTTGTAGTGTTTTCCATGATGGGATTCTGTCCGGTAACCCCGGGTATTCCTCAGTATAATATTGGTAGTCCGGTATTTACGCAGGTAACGATACAGTTGGAAAATGGTAAGGTATTCACGATCAATGCACCTAAGAGTTCAGGAGAGAACAAGTACATTCAAAGTGCAAAACTGGATGGAAAAGTGCTGAATAAGCCCTGGTTTACGCACCAGGAGGTGTTGAAAGGCGGGGTATTGGAGCTGGATATGGGTGCTGCGCCAAATAAACAGTGGGGAAGTGGGGAGCAGGCATTACCTCCTTCTTCAATTAATTATAAATCAGGAGAATAGGTAACAATACGGCCATCCTGAAAGGATGGCCGTATTGTTTATAGATCTTCCAGAATCAGTTTTCCCAATTCTTTAATAGCATCTTCATTTCTTTTGTAATATGTCCACTGTCCCTGCCTGGTCACGGTCAGCAGTCCTGTTCGCTGTAAGAGCGATAAATACTCAGAGGCAGTGGATTGTGTAACCCCCATTTTAAGCTGGATTTGTCCTACACATACGCCATTTTCGCAGCATCCTTCTGCCGGAAAATTATTTGCCGGGTCCTTCAGCCATTGTAATATCTGAAGCCTGGCCTTGTTGGATAATGCTTTGAATACTTCCACGTGTTCCATACTACAAAGGTATCGGAAAAATGCGATTTTATCATACTGTTGTATCAATTCAGCAGATTGGAAGAACTTTACTATAGATCTGTTAAACCTTAACCCATGTATTTTAGATTAGCTGTAAACCCCGTAGAAAATTTCAGAGTTAAAGACGTTCTCTCTCTACCCTATTTCAAGCATGTTAACCGGTTTGCCAAACCCTATTTATACAAATCCAACTATGTAAATGTACTCTTACAGGAGCGGAACATAGATGGATTCGCCATGGTACATCTGGTATACTTTATTAAGCAACCCGTATTGGTAGTGGTATCAGAAGAATCGCCCCGAACTGTTGTCCAGCAGGTAGTAAGCGGACAGATGGAGCTTCTTATCAAAGGTCAGAAACCCATGGTGTTACAACCAGACGGTTATGATATATTACAATTAAATACTGACGAGTATGCTCTCTTGTTGCAGCCTGGCATTTGTGAAGTGCTTCGCTTCGATTTTGAGGAATCGGTTATGAAAACAGTCAGTAAAACAGCCACTGTTAAACAGTGGCTGGATAAACTGAAATCCGGTAAATCTGCTTTTTATAGTCACCGCCCTATAGATGAGAAATTCCGCTCTCTGCAGGGTGAAATGCAATATTGTCGTGCATTTACAGAAGAAGAGCAGGAATGGTTCAATGGTAAGTTGGACGAAGTATTTGAAATGGTGACAGAACAGGGGGTGCTGCGATAACCCTTGTTAGAATAGAACAGGGAGTGCTGGCAATAACCTTTCTTAGAATTTTACATCTCTTCCTTTAATCTGTGTAATTTTTCTGTGCGCATAAAGTATGACCTTTGTTTTATCAAACACAAAACAAAGGATATATGAAAACGCTCACAGGGAAAATTATTTTAGTAACAGGTGCATCAAGAGGTATTGGCGCGGCCATAGCGCTGAAACTGGCTGCAGAAGGCGCGACAGTAGTGATCAACTACGCTGGCAATAAAGAGGCGGCAGACAAGACCGTGGCGGCTATACAGGAGCAGGGCGGAGCATCAATGGCCATACAGGCGGATGTAAGTAAATCCGACGAAGTAAAAAGAATGTTCGACACCATAATAGCACAATATGGAAGAATGGATGTGCTGGTGAATAATGCAGGGATCCTGCTCTATAAATTAATCAAAGATACGACTGACGAAGAATTTGACAGGCAGTTTGCTATCAATGTAAAAGGTACTTTCAATACCATGCGCGAAGCTGCTACAAGGCTCGCTGATAATGGGACTATTATCAACTTCTCTTCTTCTACTACCCGTTTATTATTGCCTACTTATGGGCCTTATGTAGCTACCAAGGGAGCGGTGGAGCAGATGACACGTGTATTTGCGAAAGAGGTAGGGGCAAGGGGAATTAATGTGAATGTGGTATCTCCTGGTCCTACTAATACAGAGTTGTTTCTGAATGGGAAGACGCCTGAGGCGTTGGAGAGGTTGGCGGGATTGTCAGCGTTTAACAGGATTGGTGAGCCGGAGGATATTGCGAAGGTGGTGGCTTTTTTGGTGAGTGATGATGCGAAGTGGATCAGTGGGCAGAACATAGGAGCGAATGGAGGGATGGCGTAGTTAAAGTGACGGGGTGGAAAATGAAGTGGGGGGCATTACTGGATTGGCGAGGGGATGGATTCGTTTCTGAGTGGGCTGTATTTATTGGGGAATAGTGGGGTGATGGATTAAAATTCATTAGGGGTTAAATTTTTCACGCATAAGTGGTTGTTTATTTATGCCGCTTTATACCATTCCGGGTCTTCGAGTCTTGGGAGGAAGAAGCCTTTGATACAGTTTGGATTACGAACGCAGACCTGGATATGGGTTTGGTCGTAGAAGCCGGAGTCGTCGTAGATGGGATTGCCTTCTATGAAGACGCAGCGGACTGTGTCGAAGGGGATTTCTCCGGTTTTGATTATTTCCCTATGTAATGTTTCAATTACGTTGTAATCCAAACCCCGTAATACTTTATCTTTTGGATTAAGAGATCCCGGGGCAGGCCTGTTTTTAGGCATAGGAGTGTTTATCTCACAGAATGTGTCTTTTAAAAGATAATATGATTCCCTGATTCTATCGATATACGATTTGTCAGTGAGATCAAGACAATTTCCAAGGCTAAAAACCGCTCCCAGTACAGCCGGATTATCTATTTTACTTTTACCAGGTGGATTTTTAGCAAAGTCCATCGCTCTTGCATGATTGTTTTGCCAAAAATAAATTCCTGATCCAAGCCAGTCATATCCATTATGGCTGGCTTTCATCCTAATCTGACCCAGAATGATTTGGTCCCTGATGGATTGATCACATCCATGGAAACCCAATAAAAGACCCTGGTCAGATGAATAAATGATTCTTGAATTATTCATATGTGAGTTTTAAGATTTTTTGTCTGATACACCATATCTTCTATCTGCTATCTTCCAATGTTCCTCAGTCATTTGGCTGAAAAGTTCTTCCAATCCTAATTCTTCAATTAATTCTTTCCTATATTCCGGATCGTTCTTTACCCGTTCCCGTGCTTTTCTCAGCATTTCCATATGCCTTTGGTATTCTGCATAACCACCGTACATAAATTTTAGTTTTTAAAAGTGAAGAAAAATAAATGATTTGATCCTTCAATGGATTGATCACATCCATGGAAACCCAATAAAAGACCCTGGTCAGATGAATAAATGATACTTGAATTATTCATATGTCTGGTTTAAGATTTTTTGTCTGATACACCATATCTTCTATCTGCTATTTCCCAGTGTTCCTCAGTCATTTGGCTAAAAAGTTTTTCCAACCCTAATTTGTCAATAACTTGCTGCCTGTATTCCGGATCGTTCTTTACCCGTTCCCGTGCCTTTCTCATTATTTCCATATATCTTTCGTGTTCTGCATAACCGCCATACATGATTTTACATTTTTAAACGTGAATAAATTGAATAATTTGACCCTCCAAAGGTAAATAATTTCAACCCGAAAAAACAAATAAAAACAGCCACTGTATTGGTTTTTATCGTTTCGATCGCCGCATTTTCAAAATAAAAAAAGCCCGTCCAAAGACGAGCTTTTAGAAAGCCAAAAGGGTAAAAAGAATAAGGGTCGGTTTTTTTCAATTTAAAGAATGAAGTAACCCGTTATAACGACACCTTCGCTTTACTATTTTTTGAGGTTTAACTATGAATGAATCTCAGGGTATAAACAAACTAGAATGTCAACGCCTTTATATGCTTCACCGCATCCTGCCCGTTCTCTATCGCTGCTAATATCTCAAATACCTTATCACTCCACCCACTTATCAAAAACACATCATTTCCCCCCACACTCACCGGTGTCTGACCTAATCCAGCCAAATCAAACAAATACAACTTCGCATGTGGAACCATGTATTTATACAGCTGCCACTGCGCTGCCAGCGTATTCTGATCATTCTGATTATTCGTCGTACTATCCCACATCTGGCAATCTGTAAACATCATCACCTTATCCGCTACATGTTTACTCTTTATCAGATCAGCCAATACTTTATAACCATTCGTGCTATAACCCACCTCACCTTCTCTCCTGTAAAACGCATCCACATTTGCCAGTATATTCTTCTTAGGAAGATCAACCACCTTCCACTTATCACCAAACATACCCGTTATCACATTTTTGCATTTATACTGCAGCAACATACCTAGCAATAATCCAATATCATAGTATTTCACCACACTTCGTGCTGATAAGGCTGTCTGCATAGAACCAGATACATCACAGGCAATCACGATACGCGTATCATCATCAAATCCCTTCAGGTGTTGTACTGAAATCTGTATTGCTGTTTCCAGCGCTTCCAGCACATCCTTTGTTCTTTTATGTTTTACCTGTTTCAATTCACGGTAGGCAGACAAAAATCTAAAAGGCAATTGTTTTGAATGCAACACTGCTTTTTCATCAGTCAGGTGTGCACAAACCTTTTTAATAATCCTGTCATCCACATCTGCCTGCAATAGGTTACGCAGGTTACGTATCATTGCCATATACCCCATCATGTTAGAGTCGATCAATTGTTCCCACGCATAGCGAAAGGCCTTTTGCCTATCGCCAGCGTCGGAATACTTTACCTGACCGGTAGTTGTCAGGGTCGTCTCCCAGGTATAGGGTACCTGTAGTTCATCCTGCGCAATTTTATCGAACAGTAACTGCTGATCATCATCCTTTGGTTTTGGATGAACAATAAACAGGGCATCTTTTAATGTTACTGCCGCTGCGTGGTTATATTTTGCAAACTGATATTCATCAAATTTGTTGAATGCCATCGACAGTCCCTTTTGTATCTGCTTGCTCAGGCGATGTAACTTTTTAGTCTCCTGTCGTTTATTAGACAGGGCATAGCATGCCAGCAACTCAGTAATTTCATCTGCGCGCTGTACTACTCTGTTCACCATATTACTCACCAATGCATTTCCAGTATGCACCTTCGCCAGCTCTACAGCCAGCGCCAGCGGAATACTACGCAGGTACATTTTTTCACGGGCATATACAGCCAGGCGGGCTACGAACTGCGGATCATTTTTTTTGATCAGCTCACGTATGCGCACCAGCCGGTTTTCACTTCCTTCATAAAACTGGTCATGGAAAGAAGCTGTAACAACAGCACTATACAGTTCCAGCTCTGGTGTAAGGTTGTAAGCCCTTGCACCTTCGTAGTTAACAGTGGAGGATACGTCCTTCTTTGATGTATTGAATCTCATGACGGTTTTTGTTTTCGTTTGTGATAACAATACAAAGGTTGGACGCAAGTGCGCAGTTTTTTTGCGCACTCAAAAAAAGTTTTATTTTAATTTATAGGCTACAATCGTATTTTTAAAAAAGGTAGGTACATATAATGTTTGTGTCGCTGCATTATACCATATATCAGCAGTATTACTTTTTTGCTCGCGGGTGTCAAGCAATACCTGTTTGGAACCGTCTGTCTTTACATAATAGATAATACCCTGCCAGCCACTTATCACGAATTCATTTTCTTTTACCTGCACAATTCCATCTGTACTGCCTTCCAATCCTTCTGCAATGATAGTAGGGTTTTTCTGCGCATCTATTTGTACCAGTTTACCGTTAGTCAATGCATAGAGCATGGACCCAACTGCCAATAACCCATTTGCATTATCCATGTTTTCAAGGTACACAGCTGGTTGCCCATCTTTAATTCTGTGAATTTTGTTGGCTCTGGAATCACTTACATACACCACACCTTTGGCATCTATGGTAATGTCATTGAGCATCTTTGCACCTTCGATGGGGATCCTGCGTACGATGGTACCGGTTTTGACATCAATCTCGGCTACAGCTGTCAGCTCCGCCACATACAGATGACCTTTATACAATCCCAGGCCCTTGTTGGCATTCAAGCCCCTGACCCATTCTTTGGTAATGATCTTACCATCCAGTGCTACTTTACTGATATAGCCGCTGCCTTCCTGTTTAGTACCCATGCTGGAAACGTATAAGAACTGTCCATTGGGCGCCAGCAGGGCAGACTCCGGGGTAGTAAGCAGGGTATCCGTCTGCCATAACTTTTCCAGTGAGTGCTGGGCGAATAATGATACATGCGTAAAGATGATCGCGATTGCAATAAAGGTTGTTTTCATAATTATGTTATTTATTAACGTGGCGTAATTCGTAACAGCGCATCCGGGCTATTGGTGATCACGTATATCGCACCATCCGGTCCCATCTTCACATCCCTGACCCGGCCATAGCCTTTTAACAGGATTTCCTGTTCAGTCACTTTATCTTTGTTAATGACACGTCGCTATAAGAAGGCCTGCTACGCTTTTCATAAGGTCAACATTTCAACGTGTTATAACCGAATATAAGAAAGGAAAGGGGCAAAAAGAAGAATATTATGCATAAACCGTTTGTCTAAAATCTATTATCTTGTATTGACAATACATATGAAGAAAGGAATACTCATTATTGCCCTTTTAGGTTTGACCCTGTTCATTGGTGTGAACGCCAGAAAAAGATTTGTAACTCCCCCTGCCATTCACAGTGGAGATCTGATTTTCCAGACCTCTCAGTCCGCACAAAGCAAGGCGATCCGGTTGGCCACAAAATCCAGGTACTCTCATTGTGGAATCGTATATAAAGAAGGCGATAACTTTTATGTGTTCGAAGCCGTGCAGCCGGTAAAGCGGACACCGCTGGATCAATGGATTGCGAGAGGGAAAGGTGGCCATTATGTGATTAAACGACTGAAGAATGCGGATAAAGTGTTGACGCCAGATGCGTTGAAAAAAATGCAGCAGGTGGGAAAGACGTTTACCGGTAAAAATTACGACCTTACTTTTGAATGGAGTGATGACCGGATGTATTGTTCAGAACTCATCTGGAAAGTTTATCAACGGGCCACAGGTATTGAGATCGGAAAATTGGAGAAGTTAAGTGATTTTGATCTGACGAGTGATGTGGTCAAAGCTAAGATGAAAGAACGATATGGGAATAATATTCCGAAAGATGAAGTGGTGATTTCCCCAAAAGCAATATTTGAGAGCGAACTGTTAGCAACGATTATTGATAAGTAATGCCTATGAAAGTATCAATTTCTCAATTGATGGAATGGTTGACAATACAGTTGGTTATCTTTACATCGCACACAAAAAAGATTTACCTGAAATGAATCCCGGCTGATTGATCATGTTGAAAGAAATAGGAGATGGCTGGTACATTTATAAGACAACCTGATAATGAGCAAAAGGAAATACTCAAAAGCAACAATAGCCATTATAAATGAATTAAAAACCGATCAACGGGCCTATCGGTACGAAGAAGACGGTAATAAATATGGGTTACTGATCCTCTACCGTGGAGAAACCTTGTTTTACCAGGAAAATGACCGTGCCCTGCTGTGTGAGATCGCAGCGAGGTTTGCAGTCATTAACCCTGAAACAATTGCTCAATGGGATGATAATACTGACATTAACTCAGATGAACGCGCGGCTATCCTTGATAAAATCATGACACTCTACAAAAAAGCATACAAAGACGATCTGAAAATTTATTAGAGAATATATGCGTAGTTAAATAGCTACGCATATATTTGTAGTCAAATAGCTACATAATGACAAAGCGAAACAATATCATCTATTGGACAGTGACTATTTTCCTTTCCTTATTTATGTTTGTAGGGGGAATAGCGCAGATTCTCAGACAAAAGGACAATGTGGATGGAATTATCCATTTGGGATATCCGCTTTATTTCATGACCATCCTTGGGGTGTGGAAAATATTGGGTGTCATCGCCATCCTCACACCCCGGTTTCCGCTGGTAAAAGAATGGGCGTATGCAGGATTTTTCTTTGCCATGACAGGCGCTGTCATTTCACACATTGCTGCAGGAGATCAATTTGCACATTTCATAGCACCACTGGTATTTGCAATACTGACCGTGGTATCCTGGTATTTCAGACCTGCAGGTAGAAAGCTGTAAGGGTCAGGACAGCTGGCCCCATACCTCCCTGAAATCCTCGTCGCGCAATACTTCGCCCAGGTCGTAAGCATCATACCCGGTAGAACGTATAGCATCCCTGCATTGTAGCAATAGTTGTACACATTTTTCTTTATTGCCTGATTTTATGGCAAGCCTTGCCATGGAAATGTAAGGATGTGAATAGTAATTTCTGCCCATTACGGCCGCCAGTTGCAGCTTTTCTTCTGCCTGGTGGTTGATGGAGGGAGACTTGTAATCGTAGGCCATTCCGGTATAGGCAAGCAGGAAATCGCCCCAGTAAAGATTCAGCTGAAAATCCTCTTCATGCTTATATACCTGTGCAAAAAGCTGTAGTCCGTGTTCAAAGGTATTGATCAGTTTTTCGTAAGCCCCCTGCTCATGATAGATCTGCGCGATGGCAAGCAATGCGTTAGTGGCATATACAGGAAAGGTCCAGGCAGCGGGCTGTTGTACATGACCTTTGGTGAAAAACTCTACCGAAATCCAGTAATATGCCAGTTTCAAATCGTTCTCTTTCAATCTTTTGGCAGTATCTGCAAATCCTTTGCCCAAACGGTTCAGCAGTTCAGGATCTTCTGTATAATGGCCTTCAAGTGGCTGTAACAGCAAGGCTGTTTGCGCGACCATTATAGCCTTGTATGCTGTATCAATTTCCGGCGAGTCGTGAAAGAGGATGTAATGGTAAGTTTCAGCCCAGTCGAGGTAAACGAGTGGATGTTTTTCTGCCAGTTCATGCATAGCGCCTTCGAACTCATGTAACAGCCGCTGATGCCAGTAATGGTTCTGCTCAAAAGGAAGACTGCGTACCCTGAAGCATAGATGAACCAACGCCCTGATAGCAGTGATATCCCTGAGCACAGGTCTGAAAAAATACAGTAATTCAGTGAACGCTTCAGTCGTGAATTGCTTTGTGATTTCCATTTTATCCGTCAGCGCCCTCACCATAGACATTTGTATGTCGGTGGTTTGTGGAGCGATGTTGTAAATGCGGATAGCTTCCTGGATGTAACGTACCTTATCCTCAAATACTTTCGCACGATCTGCCAGGTTTTGGTAACAATAGCCCCGTTCCTGGGAGTATAGCTGATCGGGAAAGAAATGCTGAATGGAGTCGATAATACCGAGCAGGTAAAAGATAAAGTCTTCCGGGTTGCTTACTTTATCGCAGTCCAGGTCATACACACCATAGGAGTAAACCATATCATAGGCGGCAATTATTTCTTCCTTATATTCTTCCAGTTGGGTAGGTGAAAGGCTTTCTACCAGGGCATCCATTTCTTCGACGTCATATCTTTCGGCCAGTTCTTTCAGCTGAGGGATGATATTCATTTGCTAAAAATAATCAAAGAGAACAATTTTTCCGAGGGGTAAGATTAATAGCTAAGCTATAATATTATCAGGTTACCATAAGTACATTAAAAGGACATCTTTATATCAATTTGATATTGAGGTGCCCATTAAGTGATGTGTTAGTACTCATTTGGCGTTATTGTCGCATTATTCTTTCAAAGAATTGTTTTAAATTGATCTTACAACCCCAAAATTGTTTGTTATGGCTATTGTCAAGGATAACTTACTACTTCAGTCCGTGGAGGGCACTCTCGGCAATCAATTCACAATTTATAAACGGAACGGGCAGATTATCATAGCGAAGAAGCGTGGTCCGTCAAAGAACAAGCCGACTAAAAAGCAGCTGGAAGCGAGGTATAAGATGCGCGTTGCGGCAGCTTATGCAAAGGTGATCATACAGGATCCTGATATAAAGGCATATTATAAATCACTGGCCGGACCGGGCCAGAATGCCTATAATATGGCCGTGAAAGATGCTTACAAGTCGCCCGAGATTCAGAATATTCAGTTCGAAGACGAGACCGTAGTGGTAACGGCAAAGGAAGAATTCAGGGTAGCAGAAGTGGAAGTACGGGTGCATGATGCAGCGGGTGTAATGCTGGAAAGAGGGAAGGCGGTTTTAGGTCGGAATGGCGTGGATTGGTATTATAAGGCTGCGGGTTTACCGGCTGGTGGCAAGGTTGTGGTAGTGGCGGTAGACCTGCCGGGGAATGGAACGGTCAGGGAAATAAGGGTAGAATAAATGGGGTATTGGAAATTAGAAAGTGGTAATCCTTTCTCATTCTAATCTTAGGCTGAATGAATTGAAGGCGGCAAAACGGACCTTCATTTTCTGCTGTGATTCGTATGGAAAAAGCTCCTGGTGTAGAACTGCCAGAACTGTTTCAGGCTAATGAACTTTTTAAAGAAGTAAATTCTAAGAACCGTGAACTGATGAAAAAAAGTTTTTTAGTTGATACTTTGGGCAAAGATGAACAGCTAGCCATCAATGATTGGCCTGACTGTCTCTAATAAAAAATAAAGGATAATTTTTCGCAATTGATTGCTCAATAAAATAAAGCAGCATCACTGCGGCTTTGTTGTTATTGTTTTAACTTCACTTTGGTTTTTTCTTATAATAAGGTTTAAACTCTTGTATATAACAAGGTTTATCTGTTTTAAATATACCTTTCTCAAATGCTTCTTTATGTAATTCTGGCAGCTTATCAAATTGTTTCTTTCGAAGCCTATCTACCTTCTTAAGAGTCATAAAATCATAAGTACAGCTTAACATCATTACAACCTCTAATTCATCACATTTATCTACAAGGTTAATAGTTGCTGTTTCCATTCCAACAGACCAAAATAATATTTTATTCACGGAGACAGGGATGTCTATTTGGAAAAAACCATCGAAATCTGTGCTGCCAACTTTAGCTGTATCATTAATCATAATTGTTACTAATGACCCAGTTTCAAAATGATCAGACATCACTCGCCCTTTGATTATTTTATTCTGAGAATAAAGACTATATGTTGAAACAACGCATACAATAAAAGCGAGTATTAATTTTTTCATCTTATTTTCAATCTTTTTTAGGTATATATTCGTGGGTATAATTGTATTCTCCTGCTTCTCATTATATATATTCAAAGACACAAATAAAAACATTATGAGAGTGCACGTAGGAATTTTATTTTTATTATTTTCTTCAATCAAAGTGTATTCCCAATCTCTATTTGATACCATCCACATGCCTATATATAGGTATAAAATACAA is a genomic window of Chitinophaga sp. LS1 containing:
- a CDS encoding TROVE domain-containing protein, which encodes MRFNTSKKDVSSTVNYEGARAYNLTPELELYSAVVTASFHDQFYEGSENRLVRIRELIKKNDPQFVARLAVYAREKMYLRSIPLALAVELAKVHTGNALVSNMVNRVVQRADEITELLACYALSNKRQETKKLHRLSKQIQKGLSMAFNKFDEYQFAKYNHAAAVTLKDALFIVHPKPKDDDQQLLFDKIAQDELQVPYTWETTLTTTGQVKYSDAGDRQKAFRYAWEQLIDSNMMGYMAMIRNLRNLLQADVDDRIIKKVCAHLTDEKAVLHSKQLPFRFLSAYRELKQVKHKRTKDVLEALETAIQISVQHLKGFDDDTRIVIACDVSGSMQTALSARSVVKYYDIGLLLGMLLQYKCKNVITGMFGDKWKVVDLPKKNILANVDAFYRREGEVGYSTNGYKVLADLIKSKHVADKVMMFTDCQMWDSTTNNQNDQNTLAAQWQLYKYMVPHAKLYLFDLAGLGQTPVSVGGNDVFLISGWSDKVFEILAAIENGQDAVKHIKALTF
- a CDS encoding helix-turn-helix transcriptional regulator, with amino-acid sequence MEHVEVFKALSNKARLQILQWLKDPANNFPAEGCCENGVCVGQIQLKMGVTQSTASEYLSLLQRTGLLTVTRQGQWTYYKRNEDAIKELGKLILEDL
- a CDS encoding YiiX family permuted papain-like enzyme — its product is MKKGILIIALLGLTLFIGVNARKRFVTPPAIHSGDLIFQTSQSAQSKAIRLATKSRYSHCGIVYKEGDNFYVFEAVQPVKRTPLDQWIARGKGGHYVIKRLKNADKVLTPDALKKMQQVGKTFTGKNYDLTFEWSDDRMYCSELIWKVYQRATGIEIGKLEKLSDFDLTSDVVKAKMKERYGNNIPKDEVVISPKAIFESELLATIIDK
- a CDS encoding SDR family oxidoreductase; amino-acid sequence: MKTLTGKIILVTGASRGIGAAIALKLAAEGATVVINYAGNKEAADKTVAAIQEQGGASMAIQADVSKSDEVKRMFDTIIAQYGRMDVLVNNAGILLYKLIKDTTDEEFDRQFAINVKGTFNTMREAATRLADNGTIINFSSSTTRLLLPTYGPYVATKGAVEQMTRVFAKEVGARGINVNVVSPGPTNTELFLNGKTPEALERLAGLSAFNRIGEPEDIAKVVAFLVSDDAKWISGQNIGANGGMA
- a CDS encoding DoxX family protein yields the protein MTKRNNIIYWTVTIFLSLFMFVGGIAQILRQKDNVDGIIHLGYPLYFMTILGVWKILGVIAILTPRFPLVKEWAYAGFFFAMTGAVISHIAAGDQFAHFIAPLVFAILTVVSWYFRPAGRKL
- a CDS encoding PQQ-dependent sugar dehydrogenase — protein: MTEQEILLKGYGRVRDVKMGPDGAIYVITNSPDALLRITPR
- a CDS encoding ATP/GTP-binding protein; the encoded protein is MKTTFIAIAIIFTHVSLFAQHSLEKLWQTDTLLTTPESALLAPNGQFLYVSSMGTKQEGSGYISKVALDGKIITKEWVRGLNANKGLGLYKGHLYVAELTAVAEIDVKTGTIVRRIPIEGAKMLNDITIDAKGVVYVSDSRANKIHRIKDGQPAVYLENMDNANGLLAVGSMLYALTNGKLVQIDAQKNPTIIAEGLEGSTDGIVQVKENEFVISGWQGIIYYVKTDGSKQVLLDTREQKSNTADIWYNAATQTLYVPTFFKNTIVAYKLK